A single region of the Brachypodium distachyon strain Bd21 chromosome 3, Brachypodium_distachyon_v3.0, whole genome shotgun sequence genome encodes:
- the LOC100842761 gene encoding uncharacterized ATP-dependent helicase C29A10.10c, which translates to MGSRGRILFDLNELPTEAEEEEAAVVVSQPQLPVPTVYPSTLFPPQKVPQSQGILNNHAFKHASSGSGFQPFVRTKDSENLKEPIKTEKKLDTTAASTSTVTNHVSDSVAQHAEPSNQVSQAVEREEGEWSDADGASDTAGSSLSNKEESSGTASTQVKRDSPEREPATVKSCGVIKDDTAAEPSDTEMADVSKDPVLRAPTGLEPLKNLDCKGNQPGDDLDPCNRSKDVRGVEANYALKFTNNPAKRPKLDEHKVAMLGKKRARQTVFINVEDAKQAGTMKTITPRRQSSFPAPIVTRTVKEASRGVGERAAEKQSMPVIRDQRQTDMVGSERSNSADPSDQNGESNGDVELGTLGKSKKINGEEPPSDGFPQSVPRQASSKQPLDSKQFKGRPLSSQRGVLTGQNTADQKQANKRSLVPKKQASSNSTQYNDTSVERLIREVTSDKFWHNPEEEELQSVPGSFDSAEEYIRVFEPLLFEECRAQLYSSYEESLEAVSRDAHVMVRVKSVDRRERGWYDVVVLPTHEYKWIFKEGEVAVLSFPRPGPASQSSRSNRKAVASNEDAEAECGRLVGTVRRHMPIDTRDPIGAIIHFHVGDSFDSSSNETNVLRKLQPRSTWYLTGLGSLATTQREYVALHAFRRLNMQMQNAILQPTPEQFPKYQEQPPAMPDCFTPNFSDHLNRTFNGPQLSAIHWAAMHTAAGTSNGVVKKQEPWPFTLVQGPPGTGKTHTVWGMLNVIHLVQYQHYYAALLKKLAPESYKQVASSTSSSSEVFAAGSIDEVLQSMDQNLFRTLPKLCPKPRMLVCAPSNAATDELLSRVLDRGFIDGEMKVYRPDVARVGVDTQSRAAQAVSVERRTEQLLMKGRDEVIGWLQQLKGREQQLSQEIALLQRELNMVAAAGRSQGSVGVDPDMLANRDRNRDMLLQKLAASVESRDKVLVEMSRLLILESRFRGGSNFNLEDARSSLEASFANEAEIVFTTVSSSGRRLFSRLSHGFDMVVIDEAAQASEVGVLPPLALGAARCVLVGDPQQLPATVISKAAGTLLYSRSLFERFQQAGCPTILLSVQYRMHPQIREFPSRYFYQGRLTDSESVVKLPDEAYYRDALMSPYIFYDISHGRESHRGGSSSYQNVHEAQFALRLYEHLQKLMKANGGKKVSVGIITPYKLQLKCLQREFEEVMNTEEGKDIYINTVDAFQGQERDVIIMSCVRASNHGVGFVADIRRMNVALTRARRALWVVGNANALMQSEDWAALVTDAKARKCFMDLDSIPKDFLAMKISSNTPGRNSSNNTRNMRTGGPRPRHLDMLPDPRNGMRADEDERPNSVPRNASYRNLDDLGRPGDRSRENLQFGMPRRPNSSNGSRREV; encoded by the exons ATGGGGTCTCGTGGAAGGATATTATTTGATCTCAATGAGCTCCCAACagaagctgaagaagaagaagctgcagTCGTTGTGTCCCAACCGCAACTTCCTGTTCCCACTGTATATCCCTCAACTTTATTTCCACCACAGAAAGTGCCACAGTCTCAAGGGATATTGAACAACCATGCCTTTAAGCATGCATCCTCTGGTTCAGGTTTTCAACCTTTTGTGAGAACCAAAGATTCAGAAAATTTGAAGGAACCGatcaaaacagaaaagaagtTGGACACTACTGCTGCTTCTACATCTACGGTAACGAATCATGTATCTGATAGTGTCGCACAACATGCTGAGCCCTCGAATCAGGTTTCACAAGCAGTTGAAAGAGAAGAGGGAGAGTGGTCTGATGCAGATGGTGCTTCTGACACTGCAGGAAGTAGTCTCAGCAACAAAGAAGAGTCGTCTGGTACTGCAAGTACTCAAGTGAAAAGAGATTCCCCAGAAAGAGAACCTGCTACTGTTAAGTCTTGTGGTGTGATTAAAGATGACACTGCTGCTGAGCCTAGTGACACTGAGATGGCTGATGTGTCTAAAGATCCAGTTCTTCGTGCTCCAACAGGACTAGAGCCTCTGAAAAATTTAGATTGTAAAGGAAATCAACCTGGGGATGATTTAGACCCATGCAACAGGTCAAAGGATGTCAGAGGAGTAGAAGCCAATTATGCATTGAAGTTTACGAACAACCCTGCAAAGAGGCCTAAGTTGGATGAGCACAAAGTAGCGATGCTTGGAAAGAAGCGAGCCAGGCAGACTGTGTTCATTAATGTTGAGGATGCAAAACAAGCTGGCACAATGAAAACCATAACACCCAGGAGACAATCATCTTTTCCAGCACCAATTGTTACACGTACCGTGAAGGAAGCTTCTCGTGGTGTTGGTGAAAGAGCTGCAGAAAAACAGAGCATGCCAGTCATCAGGGATCAGAGACAAACTGATATGGTCGGTTCTGAAAGAAGTAATTCTGCAGATCCAAGTGACCAAAATGGTGAATCCAATGGTGATGTTGAGTTGGGAACTTTGGGCAAGTCAAAGAAAATTAATGGTGAAGAACCCCCCTCAGATGGCTTTCCTCAATCTGTGCCAAGGCAGGCTTCTTCGAAGCAACCATTGGATTCTAAGCAGTTCAAGGGCAGACCACTCTCTTCCCAGAGAGGAGTTCTAACAGGACAAAATACCGCAGATCAGAAACAAGCCAACAAAAGGTCTCTTGTTCCAAAAAAACAAGCTTCATCAAATAGCACACAGTATAATGACACATCTGTTGAACGGCTTATACGGGAAGTGACAAGTGACAAGTTCTGGCACAATCCTG aggaggaagaacttcaGTCTGTCCCTGGAAGCTTTGATTCTGCCGAGGAGTACATTAGAGTTTTTGAGCCTTTGCTTTTTGAGGAATGCAGAGCTCAGCTATATAGTTCCTACGAGGAGAGTCTTGAGGCTGTATCAAGAGATGCACATGTAATGGTGCGTGTAAAGAGTGTGGATAGGCGTGAAAGAG GATGGTatgatgttgttgttctaCCAACACATGAATATAAATGGATTTTCAAAGAAGGTGAAGTTGCAGTTTTGTCGTTCCCTCGGCCTGGTCCAG CTTCCCAATCAAGTAGATCTAATAGGAAGGCTGTTGCTTCAAATGAAGACGCTGAAGCAGAATGTGGACGGCTTGTAGGTACAGTCAGGCGCCATATGCCTATTGATACACGTGATCCCATTGGAGCAATAATCCATTTTCATGTTGGGGATTCATTTGATTCTAGCAG CAACGAGACTAATGTTCTGAGGAAACTCCAACCTCGGAGTACCTGGTATCTAACTGGTCTCGGTTCCCTTGCAACAACACAGAGGGAATATGTAGCATTGCATGCTTTCCGCAGACTTAATATGCAG ATGCAAAATGCAATTCTTCAGCCAACTCCAGAGCAGTTCCCCAAGTACCAAGAGCAGCCACCTGCTATGCCTGATTGTTTCACTCCAAATTTTTCTGATCATCTCAATCGTACTTTCAACGGGCCTCAGCTATCGGCAATTCATTGGGCTGCAATGCATACAGCTGCTGGCACAAGCAATGGAGTAGTGAAGAAACAAGAACCATGGCCTTTCACATTAGTACAAGGTCCTCCGGGGACTGGGAAAACACATACTGTGTGGGGAATGTTAAATGTTATTCACCTTGTTCAGTATCAACATTACTATGCAGCTCTCTTAAAGAAACTTGCTCCTGAAAGTTACAAGCAAGTTGCTAGTAGCACTAGCAGCAGTTCAGAGGTTTTCGCTGCAGGGTCTATTGATGAAGTTTTGCAGAGCATGGATCAGAACCTGTTTCGCACTCTTCCCAAACTTTGTCCCAAACCACGGATGCTTGTGTGCGCCCCATCAAATGCTGCAACAGATGAGCTGCTTTCTCGTGTTCTTGACCGAGGTTTCATAGATGGTGAGATGAAGGTCTACCGCCCTGATGTTGCTCGTGTTGGAGTTGATACACAGTCTCGTGCTGCCCAAGCTGTTTCAGTGGAGCGACGGACAGAACAGCTTTTAATGAAGGGCCGTGATGAAGTAATTGGGTGGTTACAGCAGCTAAAAGGACGCGAGCAGCAGTTATCTCAGGAGATAGCCCTTTTACAGAGGGAACTTAATATGGTTGCAGCGGCAGGTAGATCCCAGGGTTCAGTTGGGGTAGATCCTGATATGCTTGCCAACAGGGATCGTAACCGTGATATGCTGCTTCAAAAACTTGCTGCCTCAGTAGAAAGCAGGGATAAAGTACTTGTAGAGATGTCGCGCCTGCTGATATTAGAAAGCAGGTTCCGTGGTGGTAGTAACTTCAATCTGGAAGATGCTAGGTCTAGTCTGGAAGCCAGTTTTGCCAATGAAGCAGAAATTGTTTTTACAACAGTGTCAAGCAGTGGCCGCAGGTTATTTTCTCGCCTTAGTCATGGTTTTGATATGGTTGTTATCGATGAGGCTGCTCAGGCCAGTGAAGTAGGAGTCCTCCCTCCACTTGCACTTGGTGCAGCTAGATGTGTCTTGGTTGGTGACCCACAGCAGCTCCCTGCCACTGTTATTAGCAAAGCGGCTGGAACTTTACTATACAGCAGGAGTCTTTTTGAGAGGTTTCAGCAGGCTGGTTGCCCTACCATTTTGTTGTCTGTGCAATATCGGATGCACCCTCAGATCCGTGAGTTTCCCTCAAGATACTTCTATCAAGGGCGTCTTACAGACAGTGAAAGTGTTGTCAAACTGCCTGATGAGGCTTATTACAGAGATGCATTAATGTCACCTTACATTTTCTATGATATTTCACATGGTCGTGAGTCTCATAGAGGGGGGTCATCTTCATACCAGAATGTTCATGAAGCACAGTTTGCATTGCGTTTGTATGAGCATCTTCAGAAGCTCATGAAAGCTAACGGTGGCAAGAAAGTATCTGTTGGTATAATCACTCCATATAAGTTGCAGTTGAAGTGTCTTCAGCGGGAATTCGAGGAGGTTATGAATACTGAGGAAGGGAAAGATATCTACATAAACACAGTTGATGCTTTTCAAGGCCAGGAGCGTGATGTGATTATTATGTCTTGTGTCCGTGCTTCAAACCATGGCGTGGGTTTTGTTGCAGATATACGCCGTATGAATGTTGCTCTTACTCGAGCTAGAAGAGCTCTGTGG